AACCAGAGGAAGGCTCTACGGGCTTGTGGAACGTCGGTTTCCTAAAGTAATCCATCAGATAGACGAAGTCTTTTCAGGTAGTCTGGACCGAAAGCATCTGTTGTATACCGTTCTTCTCTCTACTTTGATCGAATGCTGTGGTATTCTGCATGCCTTTATAAGTATGTATGCATTAGGTGTACACATCTCTTTCGAAGCTGCTGCAGTAGGCTATACGATTTCAGTGGTGCTGATGATTATTTCTCCTTTTCTAAGAGGACTGGGAGCTGTGGAATTTACGATGCTGTACATTTTTACAGCCTATGGATATGCGCACGATCAGGCTTTAGGAATTACATTACTGTATCGGGTATTTGAATTCTGGCTGCCTTTGTTTGCCGGAATTGTTTCGTTTTTATGGCGGGGAAAACAGCTTATTGTACGGATTCTTCCGGCGGTATCTATTTTCTTCTTGGGGCTTGTCAACCTGATTTCCGTTGCAACGCCTCCTCTCGCTGAACGGATGCGGCTGGAGAAATTTTATTTGCCGGCAGAAGCGATGCATGCTTCAAAGCTAATGGTACTGGTCATGGGAATAGCGCTTATGGTGACATCAGCCTATCTCTTGAAGGGGCTTCGGTTAGCCTGGGTTGCGGCTATTATCTTTACGGTACTGTCGTTGTTCGGACATCTCGGAAAAGCCTTTGATTACGAAGAATCTATCGTTGCTTTGCTCATCCTTTTCCTGTTGATGAGCAACCGAAGACAGTATAATATCAAGACAAATCTGAATTGGATCCGGATTGGATTTATAACATTTTTTACGGTTTTGACCGCAGTGGGGCTTTTCGAATTTTTGAGCTTCTATTTTATTGATAAAAAACACTTCGGAGAAGACTTTTCCTGGCAGGAATCGCTTTATCATACGATCCGCAGTTTTCTGTTGTTTTCGGATGATGAATTAGATCCGCGCACCAACTTCGGCCGCGATTTTCTCAACATCACGCGGTTACTGGGGCTGTGTTCCTGGTTGTTATTATTATATACTATTCTTCGCCCGAAGATCGTGCACCCCGAAAAAATACAGGAAGGTCACGAGCTGGAGAGAGCCAAGAGCCTCTTGCAGCTCTACGGACATTCCCCAATGGATTATTTCAAGGTATCTGCAGATAAACAGATCTATTTCTCTACGCTGACGGATGGATTTGTATCTTATGCGACAGCCAATGAGTTTGCGATAGTACTCGACGAGCCTGTTTGTGAAGAAGAGGATAAGGAAGAAGTGATTGCTGAATTTGAAGAATATTGCCACGGACTCGGGCTGAAGACGGCATACTACAGGGTAGATGAAAGTAGTCTGGTCTATTTCATGGATATGAAAAAGCAGAAAATCATCATTGGTCAGGAAGCTATTATGGAAACACGTTCGTTTTCCCTTAGCGGAAAAGATCGCAAGTCCTTACGAAACGGGCTTAATGCGCTCACAAAGAGAGGGTATAATGCGGAGATTCTGTATGCTCCCCACAGCTTTGATCTGGTAGAGGAACTACAAGCTGTCTCGCAGGAATGGTTAGTCTCATTTGGTAAAAAAGAGATGATCTTTTCACAGGGTATGTTTGAAGCCGAAACCATACAGTATCAGGATGTGATTGTCGTGAGAGATGAAGAAAAAAAAATACAGGCATTTTTAAACATTATTCCGGATTTTGCTCCTGAAGAATGC
The Sphingobacterium spiritivorum genome window above contains:
- a CDS encoding phosphatidylglycerol lysyltransferase domain-containing protein, with the protein product MNALLKEKIKGFSPKTYWKEIVAIFVILLAFFFFRSERKELASILPQLQQADPVWLLGGVCITLLYILLQGWMYIQSFRTIGASLHLSDAIELFLKRNFLSVFLPAGGISSLAYTTAQLRRRKLKATQIHQAGAIYGYVGLLTVFIIGVPVIIYTVWDHRSFNDAWLALLALGLLLGIAFVIFWSFRTRGRLYGLVERRFPKVIHQIDEVFSGSLDRKHLLYTVLLSTLIECCGILHAFISMYALGVHISFEAAAVGYTISVVLMIISPFLRGLGAVEFTMLYIFTAYGYAHDQALGITLLYRVFEFWLPLFAGIVSFLWRGKQLIVRILPAVSIFFLGLVNLISVATPPLAERMRLEKFYLPAEAMHASKLMVLVMGIALMVTSAYLLKGLRLAWVAAIIFTVLSLFGHLGKAFDYEESIVALLILFLLMSNRRQYNIKTNLNWIRIGFITFFTVLTAVGLFEFLSFYFIDKKHFGEDFSWQESLYHTIRSFLLFSDDELDPRTNFGRDFLNITRLLGLCSWLLLLYTILRPKIVHPEKIQEGHELERAKSLLQLYGHSPMDYFKVSADKQIYFSTLTDGFVSYATANEFAIVLDEPVCEEEDKEEVIAEFEEYCHGLGLKTAYYRVDESSLVYFMDMKKQKIIIGQEAIMETRSFSLSGKDRKSLRNGLNALTKRGYNAEILYAPHSFDLVEELQAVSQEWLVSFGKKEMIFSQGMFEAETIQYQDVIVVRDEEKKIQAFLNIIPDFAPEECTYDLIRKRAEAPGGCTDALIVELIGYAQQKNLNYLNLGMIPMSGLSNPDNPAEQIMKFASEKVGSFKHYQTLRSFKEKYATIWENKYLVFSNDFDLLQLPVALTKVMKPGK